One part of the Raphanus sativus cultivar WK10039 chromosome 7, ASM80110v3, whole genome shotgun sequence genome encodes these proteins:
- the LOC108814229 gene encoding probable receptor-like protein kinase At2g42960 — protein sequence MSSENPLSAEMSKKVSLFGLTDVKLWVLVCLVVGAFLALALCILSVWIAFRRKSRRPSHKMLPFSQIPRVAKDIRVDDRVGLRSHNDNVCVAVADKPSDRNSGKMMSYLGRTKSSDNDSISQCSSVHHHERACSSHSGEEGSFGAAWRQASLSQSVPVTASPLVGLPEISHLGWGHWFTLRDLQLATNRFSAENVIGEGGYGVVYKGTLINGNDVAVKKLLNNLGQAEKEFRVEVEAIGHVRHKNLVRLLGYCIEGVHRMLVYEYVNSGNLEQWLHGDMGKQSTLTWEARMKILVGTAQALAYLHEAIEPKVIHRDIKASNILIDNDFSAKLSDFGLAKLLDSGESHINTRVMGTFGYVAPEYANTGLLNEKSDVYSFGVLLLEAITGRDPVDYERPANEVNLVEWLKMMVGTGRAEEVVDPRIEPKPATRALKRGLLVALRCVDPDSEKRPKMSQVVRMLESDDNPFREERRNRKSRTASMEIVEATEVDSAETSKRPGHSQNHTTQPEKKTHE from the exons ATGTCATCTGAGAATCCTTTGAGTGCTGAGATGTCTAAGAAGGTCTCTTTGTTTGGTTTAACGGATGTGAAACTGTGGGTGTTGGTTTGTTTGGTAGTTGGAGCATTCTTAGCTTTGGCTCTATGTATCTTATCTGTATGGATTGCATTCCGTCGAAAATCAAGGAGGCCATCTCACAAGATGTTACCTTTCAGTCAAATACCACGCGTGGCTAAAGATATCAGGGTTGATGATAGAGTTGGGCTTCGAAGCCACAATGATAATGTATGTGTCGCAGTTGCTGATAAACCGAGTGACAGAAACTCAGGGAAGATGATGTCTTACTTGGGGAGAACCAAGTCTAGTGATAATGATAGTATAAGCCAGTGTAGCTCTGTGCATCATCATGAGAGAGCTTGTAGTTCTCACTCCGGTGAAGAAGGGAGCTTTGGAGCCGCTTGGAGACAAGCTTCTCTTTCGCAGAGCGTGCCTGTAACAGCATCTCCTTTGGTTGGTTTGCCGGAAATATCTCATCTTGGTTGGGGACACTGGTTTACTCTTAGGGATCTTCAGCTAGCCACCAATCGTTTTAGTGCTGAGAATGTAATCGGTGAGGGTGGTTATGGAGTTGTTTATAAGGGTACACTCATCAACGGTAACGATGTTGCTGTAAAGAAGCTTCTGAACAACTT GGGACAGGCTGAGAAGGAGTTCCGGGTTGAAGTTGAGGCTATTGGTCATGTACGGCACAAGAATCTTGTAAGGCTTCTAGGATATTGCATAGAGGGTGTTCATCG GATGCTTGTTTATGAGTATGTGAATAGTGGTAACTTAGAACAATGGCTACATGGAGACATGGGGAAACAGAGCACTCTCACTTGGGAGGCACGCATGAAGATCCTTGTCGGTACTGCACAAGC GCTTGCTTATTTACACGAAGCAATAGAACCAAAAGTAATCCACAGAGACATAAAAGCAAGTAATATCCTGATTGATAATGACTTCAGTGCAAAGCTTTCAGATTTTGGGTTAGCCAAGCTCTTAGACTCGGGTGAGAGTCACATCAATACAAGAGTGATGGGCACATTTGG GTATGTAGCACCAGAATATGCTAATACAGGTCTATTAAACGAGAAGAGCGACGTCTATAGCTTTGGTGTTTTGCTTCTGGAAGCTATAACTGGAAGAGATCCAGTTGACTATGAACGTCCTGCTAATGAG GTGAATCTGGTTGAATGGCTAAAGATGATGGTTGGAACAGGAAGAGCTGAAGAAGTTGTTGATCCAAGGATTGAGCCCAAACCGGCTACACGTGCACTAAAACGTGGACTTCTTGTAGCCCTGAGATGTGTAGATCCAGATTCAGAGAAACGGCCCAAGATGAGCCAGGTTGTGCGGATGCTTGAATCAGATGACAACCCTTTTCGTGAG GAGCGGAGGAATAGAAAGAGTAGAACAGCGAGTATGGAGATAGTCGAGGCCACAGAGGTGGACTCAGCTGAGACTAGCAAACGGCCTGGTCACTCACAGAACCACACAACACAACCTGAGAAGAAGACTCATGAATAG
- the LOC108830927 gene encoding putative callose synthase 6 gives MEASSSGTAELPRSQSRRVAPSRATTMMIDRPNEDASAMDSELVPSSLASIAPILRVANEIEKDNPRVAYLCRFHAFEKAHRMDDTSSGRGVRQFKTYLLHRLEKEEEETKPQLAKSDPREIQAYYQNFYEKYIKEGETSRKPEEMARLYKIASVLYDVLKTVVPSPKVDYETRRYAEEVERKRDRYEHYNILPLYAVGTKPAIVELPEVKAAFSAVRNVRNLPKRRVHLPANAPDEMRKARSRRFNDILEWLASEFGFQRGNVANQREHIILLLANADIRNRTDEEYEELNPSTVTELMNKTFKNYYSWCKYLHREPNLKFLPDCDVQQLQLIYISLYLLIWGEASNVRFMPECICYIFHHMANDVYGILFSNVEAVSGEPYETGEIIDEETFLRNVITPIYQVIRNEARRNKGGTASHSQWRNYDDLNEYFWSRKCFKIGWPLDLNADFFLSSDERTPQNERLDQVTYGKRKPKTNFVEVRTFWNLFRDFDRMWIFFVMAFQAMVIVGWNGSGSLGEIFDKDIFKKVLTIFITSAYLTLLQAVLDIILTFNAWKNFKLSQILRYLLKLAVAAMWAVLLPIAYAKSVQRPSGVVKFFSTWTGDWKDKSFYNYAVSFYVSPNILAAFLFLVPPFRRVMECSDMRVIKLIMWWAQPKLYVGRGMHEDMLSLFKYTSFWIMLLISKFSFNYYVEILPLIKPTKMIMNLHIRNYQWHEFFPNANNNVGVVIAVWAPIVLVYLMDAQIWYAIFSTLFGGIHGAFSHLGEIRTLGMLRSRFESIPNAFSRTLMPTEDANRKHSDKKKITNFSQVWNEFIISMRREDKISDRDMDLLLVPSSSGDVSVIQWPPFLLASKIPIAVKMAKDFKGKEDAELFRKITSDSYMHYAVFESYQTLKKIISALLEDEADRRVMNQVFSEVDISIEKQRFIYDFRMSGLPLLRDKLEKFLSILLSDYEDEGTYKSQLINVFQDVIEIITQDLLVNGHEIVEKARIHSPDIKNEKKEQRFEKINIHLIDDKRWREKVVRLHLLLSVKESAINVPQNLEARRRITFFANSLFMNMPNAPRIRDMLSFSVLTPYYKEDVLYSEEELNKENEDGISILFYLQKIYPDEWTNFLDRLNDPKLLEKEKSEFLREWVSYRGQTLARTVRGMMYYRQALELQCYQEVAGENAKFSVHQAMASNDEHQKAFLERAKALADLKFTYVVSCQVYGNQKKSGDIHNRSCYTNILQLMLKYPSLRVAYVDEREETADAKSPKVFYSVLLKGGGKFDEEIYRIKLPGPPAEIGEGKPENQNHAIIFTRGEALQTIDMNQDNYFEEAFKLRNVLEEFKKERVGRRKPTILGLREHIFTGSVSSLAWFMSNQESSFVTIGQRILANPLKVRFHYGHPDIFDRIFHITRGGVSKASKVINLSEDIFGGFNSTLRGGYVTHHEYIQVGKGRDVGLNPISIFEAKVANGNGEQTLSRDVYRLGHRFDFYRMLSFYFTTIGFYFSSMLTVITVYAFLYGRMYMVMSGAEKEILRLATPNQLAALEQALATQSVFQLGFLMVLPMVMEIGLEEGFRSAIVDFFIMQLQLASVFFTFQLGTKSHYYGRTILHGGSKYRPTGRGFVVFHAKFAENYRLYSRSHFVKGLELLLLLIVYQVYGHSYRSSKLYLYITVSMWFMVGSWLFAPFIFNPSGFEWQKTVDDWTDWKRWLDDRGGIGIPVDKSWESWWSVEQGYLKHTNIRGRILEITLALRFFIYQYGIVYQLNISQRSKSFLVYGLSWVVLLTSLLVLKMVSMGRRKFGTDFQLMFRILKALLFLGFLSVMTVLFVVCELTLTDLFASLLAFLPTGWAILLIGQVLRSPIKALGIWDSVKELGRAYEKIMGLVIFAPIAVLSWFPIVSEFQARLLFNQAFSRGLQISMILAGRKDKAASSYK, from the exons ATGGAAGCTAGTTCGAGTGGAACTGCAGAGTTGCCTAGGTCTCAGTCCAGAAGGGTTGCTCCTTCTCGTGCAACCACTATGATGATTGATAGACCAAACGAAGATGCTAGCGCCATGGACAGCGAGCTTGTTCCTTCTTCTCTAGCTTCTATTGCTCCTATTCTTCGTGTTGCTAATGAAATCGAGAAGGATAATCCTCGAGTTGCTTATCTCT GTCGCTTTCATGCGTTTGAGAAGGCTCATAGGATGGATGATACATCTAGTGGTCGTGGTGTTCGTCAGTTTAAGACCTATCTGCTACACCGGCTGGAGAAG gaagaagaggaaaccaAGCCTCAGCTTGCAAAAAGCGATCCTAGAGAGATTCAGGCATATTACCAAAACTTCTATGAGAAGTATATCAAAGAAGGAGAAACATCAAGAAAACC AGAAGAGATGGCTAGGCTTTATAAAATCGCTTCGGTGCTGTATGATGTCCTGAAGACTGTTGTACCTTCTCCAAAAGTGGACTATGAG ACTCGTAGATATGCAGAAGAAGTTGAAAGGAAGAGGGATAGATATGAGCACTACAACATTCTTCCTTTGTATGCTGTTGGGACTAAACCAGCAATTGTGGAACTTCCTGAG GTCAAGGCTGCATTCAGTGCGGTTCGCAATGTGCGCAACCTTCCTAAACGAAGAGTTCATTTGCCAGCTAATGCACCTGATGAAATGCGCAAGGCTAGATCTAGACGTTTCAATGACATACTTGAATGGCTTGCTTCTGAGTTTGGGTTTCAG AGAGGGAATGTGGCAAATCAGAGGGAGCACATAATACTGCTTCTTGCTAATGCTGATATTAGAAACAGAACTGATGAAGAATATGAGGAG TTGAATCCAAGCACAGTCACCGAGTTGATGAACAAAACGTTTAAAAACTATTACTCATGGTGTAAATATTTGCACCGTGAGCCTAATCTCAA GTTTCTACCAGATTGTGATGTACAACAACTGCAGCTTATCTATATTTCTCTGTACCTTTTAATATGGGGTGAAGCCTCGAATGTTAGATTCATGCCTGAGTGCATCTGCTATATTTTTCACCAT ATGGCAAATGATGTCTATGGGATTCTGTTTAGCAATGTTGAAGCTGTAAGTGGTGAGCCATATGAAACAGGAGAAATAATTGATGAAGAAACGTTTCTGAGAAATGTTATAACTCCCATCTATCAAGTCATACGAAAT GAAGCAAGAAGGAACAAGGGTGGGACAGCAAGCCATTCACAATGGAGAAACTATGATGATTTGAATGAATACTTTTG GTCTAGGAAATGCTTCAAGATAGGATGGCCTCTTGACCTTAATGCAGATTTTTTCCTAAGCTCTGATGAGAGAACCCCACAGAACGAG AGACTGGATCAAGTCACTTATGGGAAGAGAAAGCCTAAGACCAACTTTGTTGAAGTCCGCACATTCTGGAACCTCTTCAGAGATTTTGATCGGATGTGGATATTCTTTGTCATGGCTTTTCAG GCTATGGTAATAGTTGGATGGAATGGTTCTGGGTCTCTGGGTGAAATTTTTGACAAGGATATCTTCAAGAAAGTGTTGACCATTTTCATTACTTCAGCATATCTGACTCTTTTACAAG CTGTATTGGATATCATCCTTACTTTCAATGCCTGGAAGAATTTCAAGTTGTCCCAGATACTGCGTTACCTTCTGAAACTGGCAGTAGCAGCTATGTGGGCTGTGCTTCTCCCAATTGCTTATGCAAAATCTGTCCAACGCCCAAGTGGAGTTGTGAAGTTCTTCAGCACTTGGACTGGGGACTGGAAGGATAAGTCTTTTTATAACTACGCAGTTTCATTCTACGTGTCACCAAACATACTAGCTGCTTTCTTGTTCCTCGTTCCACCGTTCAGGAGAGTCATGGAGTGTTCAGACATGCGAGTTATCAAGCTTATCATGTGGTGGGCTCAG CCAAAACTATACGTTGGAAGAGGTATGCATGAGGACATGCTCTCTCTTTTCAA GTATACCTCCTTCTGGATTATGCTACTGATCAGCAAATTTTCTTTCAACTATTATGTGGAG ATACTACCCCTTATTAAACCAACAAAGATGATAATGAATTTGCACATTCGTAATTACCAGTGGCATGAGTTTTTTCCAAATG CAAATAACAATGTTGGAGTGGTTATTGCTGTATGGGCTCCAATTGTACTG GTTTACTTGATGGATGCTCAAATATGGTACGCCATTTTTTCCACACTGTTTGGAGGCATACATGGGGCCTTCAGCCATTTGGGAGAA ATACGGACTCTTGGTATGTTGCGGTCTAGATTTGAGTCAATACCAAATGCCTTCAGCCGCACCCTCATGCCAACAGAAGATGCAAATAGAAAACATTCG GACAAGAAAAAAATCACGAACTTCTCCCAGGTGTGGAACGAGTTCATAATCTCTATGAGACGTGAGGATAAGATTAGTGACAG AGATATGGATTTGCTGCTCGTACCGTCTTCTTCTGGTGATGTATCTGTCATCCAATGGCCACCTTTCTTGCTTGCTAGTAAG ATTCCCATTGCTGTGAAAATGGCAAAAGATTTCAAGGGAAAAGAGGATGCTGAACTATTTAGAAAAATTACAAGTGATAGCTACATGCATTATGCTGTTTTTGAGAGCTATCAAACATTGAAGAAGATCATCTCCGCTCTACTGGAAGATGAAGCGGATAGAAG GGTGATGAATCAGGTGTTTTCAGAAGTGGACATAAGCATAGAGAAGCAGAGATTCATATATGATTTCAGGATGAGTGGATTACCACTCCTTAGAGATAAGCTGGAGAAGTTTCTAAGCATCTTG TTAAGTGACTATGAAGACGAGGGGACTTACAAGTCTCAGTTAATTAATGTCTTCCAGGATGTTATCGAAATCATCACTCAAGATCTCTTGGTTAATGGTCATGA AATTGTTGAAAAGGCTCGTATTCATTCTCCTGACATCAAGAATGAGAAAAAGGAACAGAGATTTGAGAAGATTAACATTCACCTCATAGATGACAAACGCTGGAGGGAGAAG GTTGTTCGGCTTCATTTGCTCTTGTCTGTCAAAGAATCTGCAATAAATGTTCCTCAAAACTTGGAAGCTCGTCGCCGTATCACATTCTTTGCTAATTCTCTGTTCATGAATATGCCTAATGCTCCAAGAATACGAGATATGCTCTCATTCAG TGTTTTAACTCCTTACTACAAAGAAGATGTTCTATATTCAGAGGAAGAGCTTAACAAGGAGAATGAAGATGGGATCTCAATACTGTTCTACCTACAAAAGATTTATCCTG ATGAGTGGACCAATTTTTTGGATCGCCTAAATGATCCTAAGCTTCTTGAGAAAGAAAAGTCAGAGTTCCTTAGAGAGTGGGTATCTTACAGAGGCCAGACACTAGCCAGAACAG TTAGGGGAATGATGTACTATAGGCAAGCTCTGGAGCTTCAATGCTACCAGGAAGTTGCAGGGGAAAACG CCAAGTTCAGTGTACATCAGGCCATGGCATCCAATGATGAGCATCAGAAGGCTTTCCTGGAACGTGCTAAAGCCCTAGCAGATCTCAAGTTCACTTATGTTGTTTCTTGTCAGGTTTATGGAAACCAGAAAAAGTCTGGTGATATCCACAACAGGAGTTGCTACACAAATATTCTGCAGCTCATGCTCAA atATCCATCACTACGGGTTGCTTATGTAGACGAGAGGGAAGAGACAGCAGATGCTAAATCTCCTAAAGTGTTTTACTCTGTTCTTCTCAAAGGAGGTGGCAAGTTTGATGAG GAAATCTACCGTATCAAGCTTCCTGGTCCACCAGCTGAAATTGGTGAAGGAAAGCCTGAGAATCAAAACCATGCTATCATATTTACACGTGGTGAAGCGCTGCAGACTATAGATATGAATCAA GACAACTACTTTGAAGAAGCTTTCAAGTTAAGAAATGTGTTGGAGGAGTTTAAAAAGGAGCGTGTTGGTAGACGCAAGCCAACGATTTTGGGTCTCAGAGAACATATATTTACCGGAAG TGTTTCTTCACTAGCCTGGTTCATGTCCAATCAGGAAAGCAGCTTCGTGACGATTGGCCAAAGAATCTTGGCAAATCCTCTGAA GGTCCGGTTCCATTATGGCCATCCTGACATATTTGACAGAATCTTTCACATAACAAGAGGTGGTGTGAGCAAGGCTTCAAAAGTAATAAACCTGAGTGAGGATATCTTCGGAG GTTTCAATTCAACTTTACGTGGGGGATACGTTACACATCATGAGTACATTCAAGTTGGAAAGGGAAGAGATGTGGGGTTGAACCCTATCTCTATTTTCGAAGCTAAAGTAGCAAATGGGAATGGTGAGCAGACGCTAAGTCGTGACGTTTATCGTTTAGGGCATAGGTTCGATTTTTACAGGATGCTCTCATTCTATTTCACGACCATTGGATTCTACTTCAGTAGCATG CTCACGGTGATTACGGTTTATGCATTCTTGTATGGGCGTATGTACATGGTTATGAGTGGAGCAGAGAAGGAGATCTTAAGGCTCGCAACCCCGAATCAGCTAGCGGCTCTTGAGCAGGCTCTAGCTACACAGTCAGTATTTCAGCTAGGGTTCTTGATGGTTTTGCCTATGGTAATGGAGATTGGTCTGGAGGAAGGTTTTCGCTCGGCTATTGTGGACTTCTTCATAATGCAGCTGCAACTAGCTTCCGTGTTCTTCACGTTCCAGCTTGGGACAAAGTCACATTACTACGGGAGAACAATCTTACACGGCGGGTCCAAATACCGACCAACGGGTCGTGGCTTTGTTGTCTTCCATGCCAAGTTTGCTGAGAACTACAGGTTATACTCAAGAAGTCACTTTGTGAAGGGACTAGAGCTGCTGTTATTGCTGATTGTTTATCAAGTTTATGGCCATTCGTACCGGAGTTCAAAACTTTATCTGTACATAACGGTCTCTATGTGGTTTATGGTTGGCTCTTGGTTGTTTGCACCGTTCATATTCAATCCGTCAGGGTTTGAGTGGCAAAAGACGGTTGATGACTGGACTGATTGGAAACGATGGTTGGATGATCGTGGTGGTATAGGTATTCCAGTTGATAAAAGTTGGGAATCTTGGTGGAGTGTTGAGCAAGGATATCTCAAACATACGAATATTAGAGGGAGGATCCTGGAGATCACACTTGCTCTTCGCTTCTTCATTTATCAGTATGGGATTGTTTACCAGCTCAATATCTCTCAGAGGAGCAAGAGCTTCTTG GTTTATGGACTCTCTTGGGTGGTTTTGCTCACATCATTACTTGTTCTAAAG ATGGTATCTATGGGAAGAAGAAAATTTGGAACAGACTTTCAGCTAATGTTCAGGATTCTTAAGGCACTGCTCTTCCTAGGATTCTTGTCAGTGATGACAGTGTTATTTGTTGTGTGTGAGCTCACTCTTACTGATCTCTTTGCTTCCCTTCTTGCTTTTCTTCCAACCGGTTGGGCCATTCTCCTG ATTGGGCAAGTACTGAGGTCACCTATCAAAGCTTTAGGGATTTGGGACTCGGTGAAGGAGCTGGGAAGAGCTTATGAGAAGATAATGGGACTTGTCATCTTTGCACCAATAGCTGTTCTGTCTTGGTTCCCCATTGTTTCTGAGTTCCAAGCTCGTCTTCTTTTCAACCAAGCTTTTAGCAGAGGCCTTCAAATCTCTATGATCCTCGCTGGCCGTAAAGACAAAGCAGCTTCTTCCTACAAGTGA
- the LOC108830916 gene encoding tobamovirus multiplication protein 1 yields the protein MTITRSVLESKTDKCYAPSFMAINICLALIDGALALIAFLQLNRFHRRDKRVGWTRQKVLHLMIGSSNTGSLLYFVAAIIETCTRWHHWSNAFGFLLMAFPKILFLATFLLLLSFWVDVCHQGNGEEDEDDEDEENSIQQMLLEKSKSKSGSSSASDRRKCCSFHGIHVGTRQKFVAAAVVLVFILMISFAILIWIASGDNSADPSLLAEVYVDIFASIILITGGGLCFYGTRLLFNLRKVRSEQVSSEMRKVSGLAGVSVVCFTVSSLITLFTHIPLFYHWNPNKLHGIKALVLLIIYYFICSTLPLAFVLWVLRELPPENNVNRQEEQTRITYVNYDTVARQPRQQWTSTTVSKNQVSKASPI from the exons ATGACGATCACAAGAAGTGTTTTGGAATCGAAGACGGACAAATGCTATGCTCCGAGTTTCATGGCCATTAATATCTGTCTTGCTTTAATCGATGGCGCTCTCGCTCTCATCGCATTCCTTCAG TTAAATCGGTTTCACAGGAGGGATAAACGAGTTGGATGGACACGGCAGAAA GTTCTTCATCTTATGATTGGCTCCTCAAACACTG GCTCGCTTCTTTATTTTGTGGCTGCGATAATAGAAACTTGCACAAGGTGGCATCATTGGTCCAACGCATTCGGTTTTCTGCTTATGG CCTTTCCCAAGATTCTGTTTCTTGCAACTTTTCTGCTACTTCTCTCTTTCTG gGTAGATGTTTGCCATCAGGGAAATGGAgaggaggatgaggatgatgaagatgaagaaaatagCATCCAGCAAATGTTGCTCGAGAAAAGCAAGAGCAAATCAGGTTCTTCCAGTGCAAGTGATCGCAGAAAGTGCTGCTCTTTCCATGGGATTCATGTCGGCACCCGACAAAAGTTTGTTGCTGCT GCGGTTGTTCTTGTGTTCATCTTAATGATATCATTTGCAATCCTTATCTGGATTGCATCCGGAGATAATTCTGCAGATCCTTCGTTATTGGCTGAG GTGTATGTAGATATTTTTGCTTCAATAATCCTAATCACTGGAGGAGGTCTATGCTTCTATG GCACGCGTCTGCTCTTTAACCTAAGGAAGGTCCGGTCGGAACAAGTTTCATCAGAGATGCGAAAG GTATCGGGTTTAGCAGGCGTGTCAGTGGTATGCTTCACCGTGAGCTCTTTAATCACTCTTTTCACTCACATTCCG CTCTTCTATCATTGGAATCCAAACAAGTTACACGGCATCAAGGCATTGGTTCTTCTGATCATATACTATTTCATAT GTTCGACCTTACCATTAGCTTTCGTTTTATGGGTGTTGAGGGAGTTACCCCCTGAAAACAATGTGAATAGACAAGAAGAACAAACAAGAATCACTTATGTCAACTACGATACTGTTGCAAGGCAGCCTCGTCAGCAGTGGACCTCCACAACCGTTTCAAAAAACCAG GTTTCTAAGGCAAGTCCAATATAA